A stretch of the Mustela nigripes isolate SB6536 chromosome X, MUSNIG.SB6536, whole genome shotgun sequence genome encodes the following:
- the LOC132006753 gene encoding rhox homeobox family member 1-like, with product MEPLPRGSYYDPGDYYDPSYWLGMYELESVQGAAPEAERGHIPEGNPGFVGNINHEGGVNYGGDLNFESDLNFPGDLNFPGDLNFPGDLNFPGDFNFQGDLNFPGDLNFQGDLNFQGDPNFQGDLNFLGDPNFQGDLNFQGDLNSEGNINFQGNVNLESDIHNEGNINHEEIVSCEGEGNHEVSGGVQELGQQQPEELPQAAAAEAPQPRSRRGVQRNKFTAMQVQELESVFQDTQYPDVVARRELARHMGVTETRVQVWFKNRRAKCRRDERASMLRNAPPANLDRLFIFMLDGS from the exons ATGGAGCCTCTGCCCAGAGGCAGCTACTATGACCCCGGTGACTACTACGACCCCAGCTACTGGCTGGGAATGTATGAATTGGAATCTGTGCAGGGCGCAGCACCAGAAGCCGAAAGAGGCCACATTCCTGAAGGAAATCCAGGCTTTGTGGGCAACATCAACCACGAAGGTGGCGTCAACTACGGAGGCGATCTCAACTTTGAAAGCGACCTCAACTTTCCAGGCGACCTCAATTTTCCAGGCGACCTCAACTTTCCAGGCGACCTCAACTTTCCAGGCGACTTCAATTTTCAAGGCGACCTCAACTTTCCAGGCGACCTCAATTTTCAAGGCGACCTCAACTTTCAAGGGGATCCCAACTTTCAAGGCGACCTCAACTTTCTAGGCGACCCCAACTTTCAAGGCGATCTCAACTTTCAAGGCGACCTCAACTCTGAAGGCAACATCAACTTTCAAGGCAACGTCAACCTTGAAAGCGACATCCACAATGAAGGAAACATCAACCATGAAGAGATCGTGAGCTGTGAGGGTGAAGGGAACCACGAGGTCAGCGGTGGCGTCCAGGAGCTGGGGCAGCAGCAGCCCGAAGAGCTACCACAAGCAGCGGCTGCTGAGGCTCCGCAGCCCCGGAGCAGGCGAGGAGTCCAGCGCAATAAGTTCACGGCGATGCAGGTTCAGGAGCTGGAAAGCGTTTTCCAGGACACCCAATACCCAGATGTGGTCGCAAG ACGGGAACTTGCAAGACACATGGGTGTGACTGAAACCCGAGTGCAG GTGTGGTTTAAGAACAGAAGAGCCAAGTGTAGGAGAGATGAGAGAGCTTCAATGCTCAGAAATGCACCACCGGCTAACCTGGACCGCCTTTTCATCTTCATGCTGGATGGGTCCTAG